Proteins encoded together in one Schumannella luteola window:
- a CDS encoding alpha-ketoglutarate decarboxylase translates to MTDCGCDKAKAELEEFLHRELSDDDFKDVSEHLAGCVECETEAAVGLTLMQKVRSACQEKAPEELRESILARLNAHV, encoded by the coding sequence ATGACCGACTGCGGTTGCGACAAAGCGAAGGCGGAGCTCGAGGAGTTCCTGCACCGCGAGCTGAGCGATGACGACTTCAAGGACGTCTCGGAGCACCTGGCCGGATGCGTCGAGTGCGAGACCGAGGCGGCCGTCGGCCTGACGCTCATGCAGAAGGTGCGCAGCGCCTGCCAGGAGAAGGCTCCGGAGGAGCTTCGCGAGTCGATCCTCGCGCGTCTCAACGCGCACGTCTGA
- a CDS encoding tetratricopeptide repeat protein — protein MSDRLDRAQALLAAGRPHDALQEVGAHLREFPDDPWAMLVAADAYRQTGRSDEALRMAQAAVSRVPDDADAWRVLAHAQAGTGQHREALESAIRCADLAPQEWASHATVAVIATEIPSRRDMAIQAATTACSLAPQEPQAHFVLGNAYLERQNWRAAEQEYRTVLALDPHDEGAQHNLAVVQLQRDPAGAALELSRLSAVDAAGGLARHNLLVALGNLVTQAHAVIFLGLFLAVQVLRLSDLPQDAARVVLIVLGVLAALGTAFLAVRARRRLGSRFRPLAKLVLHADRLLAAWVVLMGGALLALLVSGVLPPAAWTWAIGVGGALVLTSVILGVVRRRRQRRRRDALGA, from the coding sequence GTGAGCGACCGACTCGATCGCGCGCAGGCGCTGCTCGCGGCCGGCCGGCCTCATGACGCCCTGCAGGAGGTCGGCGCTCACCTGCGCGAGTTCCCCGACGACCCGTGGGCGATGCTCGTCGCCGCCGACGCCTATCGTCAGACGGGCCGGTCGGACGAGGCGCTGCGGATGGCGCAGGCCGCGGTGTCGCGCGTGCCCGACGATGCGGACGCCTGGCGGGTGCTCGCCCACGCGCAGGCCGGAACCGGGCAGCACCGTGAGGCGCTCGAGTCGGCGATCCGCTGCGCCGATCTCGCCCCGCAGGAGTGGGCGAGCCACGCGACCGTCGCCGTGATCGCGACCGAGATCCCGAGCCGGCGCGACATGGCCATCCAGGCCGCAACGACGGCCTGCTCGCTCGCACCGCAGGAGCCGCAGGCGCACTTCGTGCTCGGCAACGCCTACCTCGAGCGGCAGAACTGGCGAGCCGCCGAGCAGGAGTACCGCACGGTGCTCGCCCTCGACCCGCACGACGAGGGGGCGCAGCACAATCTCGCGGTCGTGCAGCTGCAGCGCGATCCGGCCGGCGCCGCGCTCGAGCTGTCGCGTCTGAGCGCGGTGGATGCCGCCGGTGGCCTCGCCCGCCACAACCTTCTGGTTGCCCTCGGCAACCTCGTCACGCAGGCGCACGCCGTGATCTTCCTCGGGCTCTTCCTCGCCGTGCAGGTGCTGCGCCTCTCCGACCTGCCGCAGGACGCCGCCCGCGTGGTGCTCATCGTGCTCGGGGTGCTCGCGGCCCTCGGCACGGCATTCCTCGCCGTGCGCGCGCGGCGACGACTCGGATCGCGCTTCCGTCCGCTCGCGAAGCTCGTGCTGCACGCCGACCGGCTGCTGGCCGCGTGGGTCGTGCTCATGGGCGGCGCGCTGCTCGCGCTGCTCGTCAGCGGCGTGCTGCCGCCGGCGGCGTGGACCTGGGCGATCGGCGTCGGCGGCGCGCTCGTGCTGACGAGCGTCATCCTCGGCGTCGTGCGGCGCCGCCGTCAGCGTCGCCGCCGCGACGCACTCGGCGCATGA
- a CDS encoding AAA family ATPase: MDHELILRSLRRAVAASPDDRALRRHLARTLVEAGAGEEAIAHLSTLLAADASDSESAQLLERALAASIDSAADQPDDGAVDSAPTSADDGPTAPESGPRAAELASEPSPSAAEFDWAAAEAQVDGLVDPMFVGGDGDEPDTGAFDVERSGLTLADVGGMQHVKERLDAAFLAPMQNEELRRLYGKSLRGGLLLYGPPGCGKTFLARAVAGELGASFISAGVADILDQYLGTSERNLHELFELARRNAPCVVFLDELDALGVRRTQTRHSGMRNIVVQLLQELDSIGADNEGVFVLAATNQPWDIDPALRRPGRLDRTLLVLPPDQVAREAVFRVHLRDRPVESIDLAELARRSDGLTGADIAYVTELAAERALLDSVRSGTARMIGMPDLLAALREVRPSTGAWLDAARNVVLFGDDDGTFDELRGYLKKSKRL, encoded by the coding sequence ATGGACCACGAGCTGATCCTGAGGTCTCTGCGCCGCGCCGTCGCCGCATCCCCGGACGACCGCGCGCTGCGGCGTCATCTGGCGCGCACCCTGGTCGAGGCGGGCGCCGGCGAGGAGGCGATCGCGCACCTGAGCACCCTGCTCGCCGCGGACGCCTCCGATTCCGAGTCGGCTCAGCTGCTCGAGCGCGCGCTCGCCGCCTCGATCGACAGCGCAGCCGACCAACCCGACGACGGAGCCGTCGACAGCGCGCCGACGTCGGCGGATGACGGCCCGACCGCGCCTGAGAGCGGGCCCCGTGCCGCCGAGCTCGCATCCGAGCCCTCGCCCAGCGCCGCCGAGTTCGACTGGGCCGCGGCCGAAGCGCAGGTCGACGGCCTCGTCGACCCGATGTTCGTGGGCGGCGACGGCGACGAGCCCGACACCGGCGCCTTCGACGTCGAGCGCAGCGGACTCACCCTCGCCGATGTCGGCGGCATGCAGCACGTCAAGGAGCGCCTCGACGCCGCGTTCCTGGCGCCGATGCAGAACGAGGAGCTGCGCCGGCTCTACGGCAAGAGCCTGCGGGGCGGCCTGCTGCTCTACGGTCCGCCCGGCTGCGGCAAGACCTTCCTCGCCCGGGCGGTCGCCGGCGAGCTCGGAGCGTCGTTCATCTCGGCCGGCGTCGCCGACATCCTCGACCAGTACCTGGGCACGAGCGAGCGCAACCTGCACGAGCTGTTCGAGCTCGCCCGGCGCAACGCCCCCTGCGTCGTGTTCCTGGACGAGCTGGATGCGCTGGGCGTGCGCCGCACCCAGACCCGGCACAGCGGCATGCGCAACATCGTGGTGCAGCTGCTGCAGGAGCTCGACAGCATCGGCGCCGACAACGAGGGCGTCTTCGTGCTCGCCGCGACGAACCAGCCCTGGGACATCGACCCCGCGCTGCGCCGCCCGGGACGCCTCGACCGCACGCTCCTCGTGCTGCCGCCCGACCAGGTGGCGCGCGAGGCCGTGTTCCGCGTGCATCTGCGCGACCGGCCCGTCGAGTCGATCGATCTCGCCGAGCTCGCGCGCCGCTCCGACGGACTCACGGGCGCCGACATCGCCTACGTCACCGAACTCGCCGCAGAGCGAGCCCTGCTCGACAGCGTGCGCAGCGGCACAGCGCGGATGATCGGCATGCCCGATCTGCTCGCCGCGCTGCGCGAGGTGCGGCCGTCGACGGGAGCCTGGCTGGATGCGGCGCGCAACGTCGTGCTGTTCGGCGACGACGACGGCACCTTCGACGAGCTGCGCGGCTACCTGAAGAAGTCGAAACGTCTGTGA
- a CDS encoding multifunctional oxoglutarate decarboxylase/oxoglutarate dehydrogenase thiamine pyrophosphate-binding subunit/dihydrolipoyllysine-residue succinyltransferase subunit produces MSSHVTGVTPEGESGAFGANEWLVDELYERYLVDKESVDRSWWPVLEARHTQASASASSDPTPTTAIPVVGTASAEPTAAAPAAPAPSEAPAAPATSAPAPATEPPTTTGTTPVARTTSAQPKPQPIPADAPAAAPATEQPETTDIVTPLRGLAKTIATNMDASLTVPTATSVRTIPAKLMIDNRIVINNHLRRARGGKISFTHLIAWAMVRALEEFPSQNVFYDEVEGKPSVVAPAHINLGIAIDLPKPDGTRALMVPGIKRADTMSFGEFIAAYEDVVSRARKNKLTAADFQGVTISLTNPGGIGTEHSVPRLMKGQGAIIGAGALEYPAAFQGSAPKTLAELGIGKTITLTSTYDHRVIQGAGSGEFLKKVHERLIGQHDFYEEIFAALRIPYDPIHWAADINVDLSERVGKTSRVQELINSFRVRGHLMADIDPLEYKQRSHPDLDIATHGLTFWDLDREFVTGGFGGKRSALLRDILGVLRDSYCRTVGIEYMHIQDPEQRRWFQERLERPYEKPGHDEQLRVLSKLNEAEAFETFLQTKYVGQKRFSLEGGESLIPLLDEILQGAAEEGLDEVAIGMAHRGRLNVLTNIAGKTYGQIFREFEGTQDPRMQHGSGDVKYHLGTEGTFTAADGSEVAVYLAANPSHLEVVDGVLEGVVRAKQDRKGDGQFSTLPLLVHGDASMAGQGIVVEALQMSQLRAYKTGGTVHVVVNNQIGFTTSPLDARSSLYSTDVAKTIQAPVFHVNGDDPEAVIRVAEIAFDYRQKFKRDVVIDLVCYRRRGHNEGDDPSMTQPLMYNLISAKRSTRTLYMEALIGRGDITQEEYEATHQDFQDRLERAFAETHAAQTGTLPVITADGGAERDLERPGAQQNEDDRTGEPTSTAVDESVVQLIGDAHVSPPEGFAVHPKLQQLLKKRQTMTREGGIDWGFGELLAFGSLLTEGTPVRLVGQDARRGTFSSRQAVFHDRENGQEWLPLGNLADNQAKLWIYDSLLSEFAALGFEYGYSVERPDALVLWEAQFGDFVNGAQTVIDEFISAAEQKWNQRSSVVLLLPHGYEGQGPDHSSARIERFLQLAAEDNMTIARPSTPASYFHLLRRQAYARPRRPLIVFTPKSMLRLRGATSDVSAFTSGRFEPVIDDARIQDPNAVKRVLLHAGKLHYDLVAEAEKRETGDQIAFVRLEQFYPLPTEQVREVIARYPSAELVWVQDEPENQGAWPFVNQELAPQLDRPVRVVSRPASASPAAGSTKRSAAEQAEFVERAFQLD; encoded by the coding sequence GTGTCGAGCCACGTGACCGGTGTTACTCCGGAGGGCGAATCCGGAGCGTTCGGAGCCAACGAATGGCTCGTCGACGAGTTGTATGAGCGGTACCTCGTCGACAAGGAGTCGGTGGATCGGAGCTGGTGGCCCGTGCTCGAAGCACGGCACACCCAGGCGTCCGCCTCGGCCTCCTCCGACCCGACCCCGACCACCGCGATCCCCGTCGTCGGCACGGCCTCCGCCGAACCGACCGCAGCGGCACCGGCCGCGCCGGCGCCGTCCGAGGCCCCGGCCGCGCCCGCGACCTCGGCACCCGCCCCCGCGACCGAGCCGCCGACCACGACGGGCACCACGCCGGTCGCGCGCACCACCTCGGCCCAGCCGAAGCCGCAGCCGATCCCCGCCGACGCGCCGGCCGCCGCGCCCGCGACCGAGCAGCCCGAGACGACCGACATCGTCACCCCGCTGCGCGGCCTCGCGAAGACCATCGCGACCAACATGGACGCGAGCCTGACGGTGCCGACCGCGACGAGCGTGCGCACCATCCCGGCCAAGCTGATGATCGACAACCGCATCGTCATCAACAACCACCTGCGTCGCGCCCGCGGCGGCAAGATCTCCTTCACCCACCTCATCGCCTGGGCGATGGTGCGGGCGCTCGAGGAATTCCCGAGCCAGAACGTCTTCTACGACGAGGTCGAGGGCAAGCCCTCCGTCGTCGCGCCGGCGCACATCAACCTCGGCATCGCGATCGACCTGCCCAAGCCCGACGGCACCCGCGCGCTCATGGTGCCCGGCATCAAGCGCGCCGACACCATGAGCTTCGGCGAGTTCATCGCCGCCTACGAGGACGTCGTCTCCCGCGCCCGCAAGAACAAGCTGACGGCCGCCGACTTCCAGGGCGTCACGATCTCGCTCACCAACCCGGGCGGCATCGGCACCGAGCACTCGGTCCCCCGCCTGATGAAGGGCCAGGGCGCGATCATCGGCGCCGGCGCCCTCGAGTACCCGGCCGCGTTCCAGGGCTCCGCCCCGAAGACGCTCGCCGAGCTCGGCATCGGCAAGACGATCACCCTGACCTCGACCTACGACCACCGCGTCATCCAGGGCGCCGGCTCGGGCGAGTTCCTCAAGAAGGTGCACGAGCGCCTCATCGGCCAGCACGACTTCTACGAGGAGATCTTCGCCGCGCTGCGGATCCCCTACGACCCGATCCACTGGGCGGCCGACATCAACGTCGACCTCTCGGAGCGCGTCGGCAAGACCAGCCGCGTGCAGGAGCTCATCAACTCCTTCCGCGTGCGCGGCCACCTCATGGCCGACATCGACCCGCTCGAGTACAAGCAGCGCTCGCACCCCGACCTCGACATCGCGACCCACGGCCTGACGTTCTGGGACCTCGACCGCGAGTTCGTCACCGGCGGGTTCGGCGGCAAGCGCTCGGCACTGCTGCGCGACATCCTCGGCGTGCTGCGCGACTCGTACTGCCGCACCGTCGGCATCGAGTACATGCACATCCAGGACCCGGAGCAGCGCCGCTGGTTCCAGGAGCGCCTCGAGCGCCCCTACGAGAAGCCCGGCCACGACGAGCAGCTGCGCGTGCTGTCGAAGCTCAACGAGGCCGAGGCCTTCGAGACCTTCCTGCAGACCAAGTACGTCGGCCAGAAGCGCTTCAGCCTCGAGGGCGGCGAGTCGCTCATCCCGCTGCTCGACGAGATCCTGCAGGGCGCCGCCGAGGAGGGCCTCGACGAGGTCGCGATCGGCATGGCGCACCGCGGCCGCCTCAACGTGCTCACCAACATCGCGGGCAAGACCTACGGTCAGATCTTCCGCGAGTTCGAGGGCACCCAGGACCCGCGGATGCAGCACGGCTCCGGCGACGTGAAGTACCACCTCGGCACCGAGGGCACCTTCACGGCGGCGGACGGGTCGGAGGTCGCGGTGTACCTCGCCGCGAACCCCTCGCACCTCGAGGTCGTCGACGGCGTGCTCGAGGGCGTCGTGCGCGCCAAGCAGGACCGCAAGGGCGACGGCCAGTTCTCGACCCTGCCCCTGCTCGTGCACGGCGACGCGTCGATGGCCGGACAGGGCATCGTCGTCGAGGCCCTGCAGATGTCGCAGCTGCGCGCCTACAAGACTGGCGGCACCGTGCACGTCGTGGTCAACAACCAGATCGGCTTCACGACCTCGCCGCTCGACGCGCGCAGCTCGCTGTACTCGACCGACGTGGCGAAGACGATCCAGGCGCCCGTGTTCCACGTGAACGGCGACGACCCCGAGGCCGTCATCCGCGTCGCCGAGATCGCCTTCGACTACCGCCAGAAGTTCAAGCGCGACGTCGTCATCGATCTCGTCTGCTACCGCCGCCGCGGTCACAACGAGGGCGACGACCCGTCGATGACGCAGCCGCTCATGTACAACCTCATCTCGGCGAAGCGCTCGACCCGAACCCTCTACATGGAGGCGCTCATCGGTCGTGGCGACATCACTCAGGAGGAGTACGAGGCGACGCACCAGGACTTCCAGGACCGCCTCGAGCGCGCCTTCGCCGAGACCCACGCCGCCCAGACCGGCACGCTGCCGGTCATCACGGCCGACGGCGGCGCCGAGCGCGACCTCGAGCGTCCCGGCGCCCAGCAGAACGAGGACGACCGCACCGGCGAGCCGACCTCGACCGCGGTCGACGAGAGCGTCGTGCAGCTGATCGGCGACGCGCACGTCAGCCCGCCCGAGGGCTTCGCCGTGCACCCGAAGCTGCAGCAGCTGCTCAAGAAGCGCCAGACGATGACCCGCGAAGGCGGCATCGACTGGGGCTTCGGCGAGCTGCTCGCGTTCGGATCGCTGCTGACCGAGGGCACCCCGGTGCGCCTCGTCGGTCAGGATGCGCGCCGCGGCACCTTCTCGTCGCGCCAGGCCGTCTTCCACGACCGCGAGAACGGCCAGGAATGGCTGCCGCTCGGCAACCTCGCCGACAACCAGGCGAAGCTCTGGATCTACGACTCGCTGCTCAGCGAGTTCGCGGCCCTCGGCTTCGAGTACGGCTACTCGGTCGAGCGCCCCGACGCGCTCGTGCTCTGGGAGGCGCAGTTCGGCGACTTCGTCAACGGCGCCCAGACCGTGATCGACGAGTTCATCTCGGCGGCCGAGCAGAAGTGGAACCAGCGCTCCAGCGTCGTGCTGCTGCTCCCCCACGGCTACGAAGGCCAGGGACCCGACCACTCGTCGGCGCGCATCGAGCGCTTCCTGCAGCTCGCGGCGGAGGACAACATGACTATCGCGCGTCCGTCGACGCCGGCGTCGTACTTCCACCTGCTGCGCCGCCAGGCCTACGCCCGCCCGCGTCGCCCGCTCATCGTCTTCACCCCGAAGTCGATGCTGCGCCTGCGCGGCGCCACGAGCGACGTCTCGGCGTTCACCTCGGGTCGGTTCGAGCCGGTGATCGACGACGCGCGCATCCAGGACCCGAACGCGGTGAAGCGCGTGCTGCTGCACGCCGGCAAGCTGCACTACGACCTGGTCGCCGAGGCCGAGAAGCGCGAGACGGGCGACCAGATCGCCTTCGTGCGGCTCGAGCAGTTCTACCCGCTGCCGACCGAGCAGGTGCGCGAGGTCATCGCCCGCTACCCCTCGGCCGAGCTGGTCTGGGTGCAGGACGAGCCCGAGAACCAGGGCGCCTGGCCGTTCGTGAACCAGGAGCTCGCGCCGCAGCTCGACCGCCCGGTGCGCGTCGTGTCGCGCCCCGCCTCGGCGTCGCCGGCCGCGGGTTCGACGAAGCGCAGCGCGGCCGAGCAGGCCGAGTTCGTGGAGCGCGCCTTCCAGCTCGACTGA
- a CDS encoding GuaB1 family IMP dehydrogenase-related protein codes for MRFVRDLPAHDLTYSDVFLVPSRSSVTSRLDVDLAPDDGSGATIPIVAANMNSVTGPRLAASLARRGGLGVLPQDLPLQDLDAAIRWVKQQSVRWDTAIRLHEDQTAADARAQVPALPGYGVVVEDASGRELGAIPADRLAHTLPDARLGDLVQADVVSLDADDIDSPRRAFDLLVDADSEFATVREHGRVVGTLGRRSALRSALYAPAVDAGGRLRVAAAVGVNGDVASKARALVAAGVDVLVVDTAHGHQEQMLRALKIVSELKLGVPVAAGNIVTADGVRDLVDAGADILKVGVGPGAMCTTRMMTAVGRPQFSAVLETAEAARELGATVWADGGVRYPRDVALALAAGAASVMVGSWFAGTVEAPGELETDLDGRSYKQSWGMASTKAVHARFGRLDPWELARKELFAEGISSSKIYLDPLRPSLEDLLDMITSGVRSSFTYAGATSLAEFRERAVVGVQSAAGYEEGKALPVSW; via the coding sequence ATGCGGTTCGTGAGGGATCTGCCCGCCCATGATCTGACCTACTCCGACGTCTTCCTGGTGCCCAGTCGGTCATCCGTGACGAGTCGGCTCGACGTCGATCTCGCCCCCGACGACGGCTCCGGGGCGACGATCCCGATCGTCGCCGCGAACATGAATTCGGTCACCGGGCCTCGACTCGCGGCCTCGCTCGCGCGGCGCGGCGGGCTCGGCGTGCTGCCGCAGGATCTGCCGCTGCAGGATCTCGACGCGGCGATCCGCTGGGTCAAGCAGCAGTCGGTGCGGTGGGACACGGCGATCCGACTGCACGAGGACCAGACCGCGGCGGATGCGCGCGCGCAGGTTCCGGCGCTGCCCGGCTACGGCGTCGTGGTCGAGGACGCGTCGGGTCGCGAGCTCGGCGCGATCCCGGCCGATCGTCTCGCGCACACGCTGCCCGACGCCCGGCTCGGCGATCTGGTGCAGGCGGATGTCGTCTCGCTCGACGCCGACGACATCGACTCCCCGCGCCGCGCCTTCGATCTGCTCGTCGACGCGGACAGCGAGTTCGCGACCGTGCGCGAGCACGGTCGCGTCGTCGGCACCCTCGGCCGGCGCAGCGCCCTCCGCAGCGCGCTCTACGCGCCGGCGGTGGATGCGGGCGGCCGCCTGCGCGTCGCCGCCGCGGTCGGAGTGAACGGCGATGTCGCCTCCAAGGCCCGCGCGCTCGTCGCGGCCGGCGTCGACGTGCTCGTCGTCGACACCGCGCACGGGCACCAGGAGCAGATGCTGCGCGCCCTCAAGATCGTGAGCGAGCTGAAGCTCGGCGTCCCCGTCGCGGCCGGCAACATCGTCACCGCCGACGGCGTGCGCGATCTCGTCGACGCGGGCGCCGACATCCTCAAGGTCGGGGTCGGACCGGGCGCCATGTGCACGACCCGCATGATGACCGCGGTCGGCCGCCCCCAGTTCTCGGCGGTGCTCGAGACGGCCGAGGCGGCGCGCGAGCTCGGCGCCACGGTCTGGGCCGACGGGGGAGTGCGCTACCCACGCGACGTCGCTCTCGCCCTGGCAGCGGGAGCGGCATCCGTCATGGTCGGCTCGTGGTTCGCCGGAACCGTCGAGGCGCCGGGCGAGCTCGAGACCGACCTCGACGGCCGCTCCTACAAGCAGAGCTGGGGCATGGCCTCGACCAAGGCCGTGCACGCACGCTTCGGCCGCCTCGACCCGTGGGAGCTCGCCCGCAAGGAGCTCTTCGCCGAAGGCATCTCGAGCTCGAAGATCTACCTCGACCCGCTGCGGCCCTCGCTCGAGGATCTGCTCGACATGATCACCTCGGGCGTGCGCAGCTCGTTCACCTACGCGGGCGCGACGAGCCTGGCGGAGTTCCGCGAGCGGGCCGTGGTCGGCGTGCAGAGCGCGGCCGGCTACGAGGAGGGCAAGGCGCTGCCGGTCTCGTGGTGA
- a CDS encoding hemolysin family protein codes for MSYEWILLIVGVLLTIGTGFFVASEFSLVNLDRADLEQRRDKGEGMLNPVIGALKVTSTHLSSAQLGITLTTLLTGFTLEPAFSHYLEPVIAAIGLPEPAVAPIATVVAIIVATLLSMILGELVPKNFAIAVPRATAKIVIPFQVGFTLVFKPFVALLNNTANAILRGIGIEPKEELSSARTAEELRSLLRRSASEGALDRETATLLSRTLAFSEHSASDAMTPRPRVASIDRTQSAQDVIWLARRTGFSRFPVIDDDIDDVVGVVHLKQAVSVPRDRREQVPVSALQTEALRVPETMGLDSLLGELRGRGYQMAVVMDEYGGTAGVVTLEDLVEELVGEVSDEHDRSRADVVRSRGWLTFPGALRPDELQERANVTVPEEGPYETVAGWIMSELGRLAQVGDTVEVEAGAFRVERMDGRRIDRVRFTPRSDDESGAGAANAAGTAGSADPAERTKGGRA; via the coding sequence GTGAGCTACGAGTGGATCCTGCTCATCGTCGGCGTGCTGCTGACGATCGGCACCGGCTTCTTCGTGGCGAGCGAGTTCTCGCTCGTGAACCTCGACCGCGCCGACCTCGAGCAGCGCCGCGACAAGGGCGAGGGGATGCTGAACCCGGTCATCGGGGCGCTCAAGGTCACCTCGACGCACCTCTCGAGCGCGCAGCTCGGCATCACCCTGACGACCCTGCTGACCGGTTTCACGCTCGAGCCGGCCTTCAGCCACTACCTCGAGCCGGTGATCGCGGCGATCGGGCTCCCCGAGCCGGCGGTCGCGCCGATCGCGACCGTCGTGGCGATCATCGTGGCGACGCTGCTGTCGATGATCCTCGGCGAGCTCGTGCCCAAGAACTTCGCGATCGCGGTGCCGCGCGCGACGGCGAAGATCGTCATCCCGTTCCAGGTCGGCTTCACGCTCGTCTTCAAGCCCTTCGTGGCGCTGCTCAACAACACGGCCAACGCGATCCTGCGCGGCATCGGCATCGAGCCGAAGGAGGAGCTGAGCTCCGCGCGCACGGCCGAGGAGCTGCGCAGCCTGCTGCGCCGCAGCGCCTCGGAGGGCGCGCTCGACCGCGAGACCGCGACGCTGCTGTCGCGCACCCTCGCCTTCTCCGAGCACTCCGCCTCCGATGCGATGACCCCGCGCCCGCGCGTGGCGAGCATCGATCGCACCCAGTCGGCGCAGGACGTGATCTGGCTCGCCCGGCGCACCGGCTTCTCGCGCTTCCCGGTGATCGACGACGACATCGATGACGTCGTCGGGGTCGTGCACCTGAAGCAGGCCGTGAGCGTGCCGCGCGACCGGCGGGAGCAGGTGCCGGTGTCGGCGCTGCAGACCGAGGCGCTGCGGGTTCCCGAGACGATGGGCCTCGACTCGCTGCTGGGTGAGCTGCGCGGTCGCGGCTATCAGATGGCCGTCGTGATGGACGAGTACGGCGGAACCGCCGGCGTCGTGACGCTCGAGGATCTGGTCGAGGAGCTCGTCGGCGAGGTGTCGGATGAGCACGACCGCTCGCGTGCCGACGTGGTACGCAGCCGGGGCTGGCTGACCTTCCCCGGAGCTCTGCGCCCCGACGAGCTGCAGGAGCGCGCGAACGTGACCGTGCCCGAGGAGGGCCCCTACGAGACCGTCGCGGGCTGGATCATGAGCGAGCTCGGGCGCCTGGCGCAGGTCGGCGACACGGTCGAGGTCGAGGCGGGCGCGTTCCGCGTCGAGCGGATGGACGGCCGCCGTATCGACCGGGTGCGCTTCACCCCGCGCTCGGATGACGAGAGCGGGGCCGGTGCAGCGAACGCGGCGGGAACGGCGGGATCCGCCGACCCGGCTGAGCGGACGAAGGGAGGCCGCGCATGA
- a CDS encoding hemolysin family protein — MNDVLGIVWLVILLLVNAFFVGAEFAVISARRSQIEPRAEAGSRSARTALWAMEHATQMLATSQLGITVCSLLILNVSEPAIHHLLEVPLGLTPLPEGVITTVAFIITLTVVSFLHVVFGEMVPKNLSFSVPDRAVLLLAPPLVFVSTVFRPIIWLLNETANGVLRLFRIEPKNEAASAFTVDEVATIVATSTREGLLSDTTGALSNAFEFTEKTVRDIAVQMPQLVTLPEDASPADVERAVAQHGFSRYVLVDEAGEPTGYVHLKDVIDVDDDESEEPVPPKRIRQLVSVYRDAELEDALTIMRRSGLHVARAFDEEGATRGVVFLEDIIEELVGEVQDATRRR, encoded by the coding sequence ATGAACGACGTGCTGGGAATCGTATGGCTCGTCATCCTGCTGCTCGTCAACGCCTTCTTCGTCGGCGCCGAGTTCGCCGTCATCTCGGCGCGTCGCTCGCAGATCGAGCCGCGCGCCGAGGCCGGGTCGCGCTCGGCCCGCACCGCGCTGTGGGCGATGGAGCACGCGACGCAGATGCTCGCGACGAGCCAGCTCGGCATCACCGTCTGCTCGCTGCTGATCCTCAACGTCTCCGAGCCCGCCATCCACCACCTGCTCGAGGTGCCGCTGGGGCTGACCCCGCTGCCCGAGGGCGTGATCACGACGGTCGCCTTCATCATCACGCTGACCGTCGTCTCGTTCCTGCACGTGGTGTTCGGCGAGATGGTGCCGAAGAACCTGTCGTTCTCGGTGCCCGACCGCGCCGTGCTGCTGCTCGCGCCGCCGCTCGTGTTCGTGTCGACCGTGTTCCGGCCGATCATCTGGCTGCTCAACGAGACCGCGAACGGCGTGCTGCGGCTGTTCCGCATCGAGCCGAAGAACGAGGCCGCGAGCGCCTTCACGGTGGATGAGGTGGCGACGATCGTCGCGACGTCCACTCGCGAGGGCCTGCTCAGCGACACGACGGGCGCGCTCAGCAACGCCTTCGAGTTCACGGAGAAGACGGTGCGCGACATCGCGGTGCAGATGCCGCAGCTCGTCACCCTGCCCGAGGACGCCTCGCCGGCGGACGTCGAGCGCGCTGTCGCGCAGCACGGCTTCAGCCGCTACGTGCTCGTCGACGAGGCGGGCGAGCCGACCGGCTACGTTCACCTCAAGGACGTCATCGACGTCGACGACGACGAGTCGGAGGAGCCGGTGCCGCCGAAGCGCATCCGCCAGCTCGTCTCGGTCTACCGGGATGCGGAGCTCGAGGACGCGCTGACGATCATGCGCCGCTCGGGGTTGCACGTCGCGCGCGCCTTCGACGAGGAGGGCGCCACCCGCGGCGTCGTCTTCCTCGAGGACATCATCGAGGAGCTCGTCGGCGAGGTGCAGGACGCGACGCGGAGGCGCTAG